Proteins co-encoded in one Pseudomonas fluorescens genomic window:
- a CDS encoding GNAT family N-acetyltransferase encodes MSVIELRVARRDELETLENLMQFYTYDFSEWVPLKLGGHGFFPIQLKDDYWRQPATRPFLIHVDDELAGFVTVDDHLLIEGADYNIGYFFVSRRWRGQGVAQFVASALLSHLPGRWQIFHVDANLPAQRFWARLIPELSGGDFTRQPKTVDGYPCTFYGLRSLSPAA; translated from the coding sequence ATGTCTGTCATCGAACTGCGCGTCGCCCGGCGCGACGAACTGGAAACCCTCGAAAACCTGATGCAGTTCTACACCTATGACTTCAGCGAGTGGGTGCCGTTGAAGTTGGGCGGGCATGGTTTTTTCCCGATCCAGTTGAAAGACGATTACTGGCGTCAACCGGCGACCCGGCCATTCCTGATCCACGTCGACGATGAGCTGGCGGGGTTCGTGACCGTGGACGACCACCTCCTCATCGAAGGCGCCGACTACAACATCGGCTACTTCTTCGTCAGCCGACGCTGGCGTGGCCAAGGTGTCGCGCAGTTTGTCGCCTCTGCCCTCTTGAGCCACCTGCCCGGTCGATGGCAGATTTTCCATGTCGACGCCAACCTGCCTGCGCAGCGGTTCTGGGCCCGGCTCATCCCCGAGCTGAGCGGCGGCGACTTTACCCGCCAGCCCAAAACCGTGGACGGCTACCCCTGCACCTTCTACGGCCTGCGAAGCCTTTCTCCCGCTGCCTGA
- a CDS encoding serralysin family metalloprotease, protein MSQPSSQASSAFTAVDTFSHLYDRGTGTVNGKPSFTADQAAAEILRKGMSWQDKNADGKIDLTYTFLTDKPSNYNPKLGNFSEFSAQQKAQAVLSMQSWSDVAKVTFTEGKGGDGHMTFGNYDVSTGGAAFAYLPQGSSYDGQSWYLINDQYQVNKTPDTNNYGRQTLTHEIGHTLGLSHPGAYNAGNGNPTYGDAKYAEDTRGYSLMSYWSEANTDQNFSKDGSGAYASAPLMDDIVAVQKLYGANLETRADNTVYGFNSNADRDFYSATSNTSKVVFSVWDGGGNDTLDFSGFSQNQKINLNEGSFSDVGGLVGNVSIAHGVTVENAIGGSGNDLLIGNAAANDLIGGAGNDIIYGGGGGDSLWGGEGADTFVFGAASDSTMTAPDWIMDFTSGLDKIDLSGIAGFATGVATLNFVSGFTGHAGDAILTYFEQTNQTSLMIDLTGQGSVDFAVGVVGQAVATDIVA, encoded by the coding sequence ATGTCTCAACCTTCCTCCCAGGCCAGCAGCGCCTTCACTGCTGTCGACACCTTCAGCCACCTGTATGACCGTGGCACCGGGACCGTCAACGGCAAACCGTCGTTCACCGCCGACCAGGCCGCTGCCGAAATCCTGCGCAAAGGCATGTCCTGGCAAGACAAGAACGCCGACGGCAAGATCGATCTGACTTACACCTTCCTGACCGACAAACCGTCGAACTACAACCCGAAACTCGGCAACTTCAGCGAGTTCAGTGCCCAGCAGAAAGCCCAGGCTGTGCTGTCGATGCAGTCGTGGTCGGATGTGGCCAAAGTCACCTTCACCGAGGGCAAGGGCGGTGACGGTCACATGACCTTCGGCAACTACGATGTCAGCACCGGCGGCGCAGCGTTCGCCTACCTGCCGCAGGGCAGCAGCTACGACGGTCAATCGTGGTATCTGATCAACGATCAATATCAGGTCAACAAGACCCCGGACACCAACAACTACGGGCGTCAGACCCTGACCCACGAAATCGGCCACACCCTCGGCCTGTCGCACCCGGGCGCCTACAACGCCGGCAACGGCAACCCGACCTACGGTGACGCCAAATACGCCGAAGACACCCGTGGCTACAGCCTGATGAGCTACTGGAGCGAGGCCAACACCGACCAGAACTTCAGCAAGGACGGCAGCGGCGCCTACGCTTCGGCACCGTTGATGGACGATATCGTCGCGGTGCAGAAACTCTACGGTGCCAACCTCGAAACCCGTGCCGACAACACTGTGTACGGCTTCAATTCCAACGCCGATCGCGACTTCTACAGCGCCACGTCGAACACCTCGAAAGTGGTGTTCTCGGTGTGGGATGGCGGTGGTAACGACACCCTGGATTTCTCCGGCTTCAGCCAGAACCAGAAGATCAACCTCAATGAAGGCTCGTTCTCCGATGTCGGCGGTCTGGTGGGCAACGTGTCCATCGCTCACGGCGTGACCGTGGAAAACGCCATTGGCGGTTCGGGCAATGATTTGCTGATCGGCAACGCGGCGGCCAACGACCTGATCGGTGGCGCCGGCAACGACATCATTTACGGCGGTGGCGGCGGTGATTCGCTGTGGGGTGGTGAAGGCGCGGACACCTTCGTGTTCGGCGCGGCCAGCGATTCGACCATGACCGCGCCGGACTGGATCATGGATTTCACCAGCGGCCTGGACAAGATCGACCTGTCGGGCATCGCCGGGTTCGCCACCGGCGTAGCCACGCTGAACTTCGTCAGCGGCTTCACCGGCCACGCGGGCGATGCGATCCTCACTTACTTCGAACAGACCAACCAGACCAGCCTGATGATCGACCTGACAGGCCAGGGTTCGGTGGACTTCGCCGTGGGTGTGGTGGGGCAGGCCGTGGCGACCGATATCGTCGCCTGA
- the cynR gene encoding transcriptional regulator CynR, whose translation MLLRHLRYLLAVADHGGFTRAAEALHVSQPTLSQQIRQLEESLGVDLFDRTSRSVKPTDAGQAYIECARRVLVELEAGKRALHDVKDLSRGSLRLAMTPTFMAYLVGPLVRDYVARYPGIHLEIFELSMDDIEAGLADDSLDIAIAFTPVRNPDIECIPAFVETLGVMVGRGHPLYDSAAVLTPDDIAQLDFALLAPDFITRLSIDEYFRQHGITPKVQIEVNSVSTLLEVIRHAPIATMLPEAIATEDRALRRLRVESEAPQRGAALLRRQNNYHSAASVAFMEMVLETRS comes from the coding sequence ATGCTGTTGCGACATTTGCGATACCTGCTGGCCGTGGCCGATCACGGTGGCTTCACCCGGGCGGCCGAGGCGCTGCATGTGTCGCAGCCGACTTTGTCGCAACAGATCCGCCAGTTGGAAGAAAGCCTCGGTGTGGATTTGTTTGATCGCACCTCGCGTTCGGTCAAACCCACCGACGCCGGTCAGGCCTACATAGAATGTGCGCGGCGGGTGCTGGTGGAGCTGGAGGCGGGCAAACGCGCGTTGCATGACGTGAAGGATCTGTCCCGAGGCTCGTTGCGCCTGGCCATGACCCCGACCTTCATGGCATATCTGGTCGGGCCATTGGTGCGAGACTACGTGGCGCGTTATCCGGGGATTCACCTGGAGATTTTCGAGCTGTCGATGGACGACATCGAGGCCGGGCTGGCGGATGACTCGCTGGACATCGCGATTGCCTTCACCCCGGTGCGCAACCCGGACATTGAATGCATTCCGGCGTTTGTCGAGACGCTGGGAGTGATGGTCGGGCGTGGGCATCCGTTGTATGACAGCGCTGCAGTGCTGACGCCGGATGACATTGCGCAACTGGATTTCGCCTTGCTGGCACCGGACTTCATCACGCGCTTGTCGATTGATGAGTACTTCCGCCAGCACGGCATCACGCCCAAGGTGCAGATCGAGGTGAACTCGGTGAGTACGTTGCTTGAAGTGATCCGGCATGCGCCGATTGCGACCATGCTGCCGGAGGCGATTGCGACCGAGGACCGGGCGTTGCGCCGGTTACGTGTGGAGAGTGAGGCGCCGCAGCGAGGGGCGGCGTTGTTGCGGCGCCAGAACAACTATCACAGTGCGGCATCTGTGGCGTTCATGGAGATGGTGCTGGAAACCCGTTCATGA
- a CDS encoding aldehyde dehydrogenase family protein yields MSLALERLVAGTPIPFAGNRVTVVSPELAERFRPGDHLLVEQVSGELLLIPVADQQAASVAIERAAAAFTALSAVSDEAISRFFDLFAQRLESPDAWALIETANLADIERAKARGRSTTRLLADERMRRDMIAGLRAWRDAPATRGKVISSVEHDGWKVEQVVSPLGIVAFVFEGRPNVFADAAGVLRTGNTAVLRIGSDALGTAQAIVTHALNPALADAGLPAGAVSLVESVNHAAGWAMFADRRLSLAVARGSGRAVSQLGSIAQQAGTAVSLHGTGGAWLIADRDADAKRFSAVVRNSLDRKVCNTLNVCLIQRDRAAELVPLFLDALQQAGTARGQGCKLHIVEGSEGYLPSDWQSATVEVYRAEGYQTEALAEPLPQAQLGREWEWEETPETSLMIVDDLDQAIALFNRYSPQFTVSLISEDAAVQERFYSAVNAPFVGNGITRWVDGQYALNKPELGLSNWESGRLFARSAILSGDGVFTVRSRMTQVDLGVKR; encoded by the coding sequence ATGTCTCTCGCGCTCGAACGTCTCGTCGCTGGCACGCCTATCCCTTTCGCCGGTAACCGCGTCACCGTGGTCAGCCCCGAACTGGCCGAGCGTTTCCGACCCGGCGACCACCTGTTGGTGGAGCAGGTGAGCGGCGAGCTGTTGCTGATTCCGGTGGCGGATCAGCAGGCCGCGTCGGTGGCGATCGAGCGTGCAGCGGCGGCGTTTACTGCGTTGTCTGCTGTGTCGGATGAGGCCATTAGCCGCTTCTTCGATCTGTTCGCCCAACGCCTGGAAAGCCCGGACGCCTGGGCACTGATCGAAACCGCCAACCTCGCCGACATCGAACGGGCCAAGGCTCGCGGTCGTTCGACTACCCGTTTGCTCGCCGACGAGCGCATGCGCCGCGACATGATCGCCGGCCTGCGTGCCTGGCGCGACGCGCCGGCCACCCGTGGCAAGGTGATCAGCAGCGTCGAACATGACGGCTGGAAGGTCGAGCAGGTGGTGTCGCCGCTGGGCATCGTTGCGTTCGTGTTCGAAGGTCGGCCGAACGTCTTCGCCGACGCCGCTGGTGTATTGCGCACCGGCAACACAGCCGTACTGCGCATTGGCAGCGATGCATTGGGCACCGCACAGGCCATCGTCACCCATGCCCTGAACCCGGCACTGGCCGATGCCGGTCTGCCGGCGGGGGCGGTGTCGCTGGTGGAGAGCGTCAACCACGCCGCTGGTTGGGCGATGTTCGCCGACCGGCGTCTGTCGCTGGCCGTGGCCCGTGGTTCGGGCCGTGCGGTCAGCCAGTTGGGCAGCATTGCCCAGCAGGCCGGCACCGCTGTCAGCCTGCACGGCACCGGTGGCGCGTGGCTGATTGCCGATCGTGATGCCGACGCCAAACGCTTCTCCGCCGTGGTACGCAACTCGCTGGATCGCAAGGTTTGCAACACCTTGAACGTCTGCCTGATCCAGCGCGATCGCGCCGCTGAACTGGTGCCGTTGTTCCTCGACGCCTTGCAACAGGCCGGTACTGCGCGCGGTCAGGGCTGCAAATTGCACATCGTCGAAGGCAGTGAGGGTTACCTGCCGAGCGATTGGCAGAGCGCGACGGTCGAGGTTTATCGTGCCGAGGGCTATCAGACCGAAGCCTTGGCCGAACCATTGCCGCAAGCACAACTGGGCCGTGAGTGGGAATGGGAAGAAACCCCGGAAACCAGCCTGATGATCGTCGACGATCTGGATCAGGCCATCGCGCTGTTCAACCGCTACAGCCCGCAGTTCACCGTATCGTTGATCAGCGAAGACGCGGCGGTTCAGGAGCGTTTTTACAGCGCGGTCAACGCGCCGTTCGTGGGCAATGGCATCACCCGTTGGGTCGATGGCCAATATGCGCTGAACAAGCCGGAGCTGGGGCTTTCGAACTGGGAAAGCGGTCGCCTGTTTGCTCGCAGCGCGATTCTCTCGGGTGACGGTGTGTTCACCGTCCGCAGCCGCATGACCCAGGTCGATCTGGGCGTAAAACGCTAA
- the cynS gene encoding cyanase, with protein sequence MQSQAYNDSRIALTTRALDAKAQKNLSWQDLADGTGLSLAYVTAALLGQHPLPKAAAEVVGDKLELSAEDVAALQIIPLRGSLDGVPTDPTIYRFHEMIQIYGTTLKALVHEQFGDGIISAINFKLDIKKVEDPEGGSRAVVTLDGKFLPLRPF encoded by the coding sequence ATGCAATCTCAAGCCTACAACGACAGCCGCATCGCCCTGACCACCCGCGCCCTGGATGCCAAGGCTCAGAAAAACCTGTCGTGGCAGGATCTGGCCGACGGCACCGGCCTGAGCCTGGCCTACGTCACCGCCGCCCTCCTCGGCCAGCATCCACTGCCGAAAGCCGCTGCCGAAGTGGTCGGCGACAAGCTTGAGCTGAGCGCCGAAGACGTCGCCGCTCTGCAAATCATCCCGCTGCGCGGCAGCCTCGACGGTGTGCCGACCGACCCGACCATCTACCGCTTCCACGAGATGATCCAGATCTACGGCACCACCCTGAAGGCACTGGTTCACGAGCAATTCGGTGACGGCATCATCAGCGCGATCAATTTCAAGCTCGACATCAAGAAAGTCGAAGATCCTGAAGGCGGTTCCCGCGCCGTGGTCACCCTCGACGGCAAGTTCCTCCCGCTGCGTCCGTTCTGA
- the glsB gene encoding glutaminase B, translating to MQALLNEILDAVRPLIGQGKVADYIPALGTVPPDQLGIAVYGNDGEMYCAGDAETLFSVQSISKVFSLVQAIEHSGEAIWERLGHEPSGQPFNSLVQLEFERGRPRNPFINAGALVICDINQSRFAAPALSMRDFVRRLSGNPQVMVDGKVADSEYQHRARNAAMAYLMQSFGNFHNDVEAVLRSYFSHCALRMSCIDLARAFCFLANDGYCKHSGEQILTRRQTQQVNSIMATSGLYDEAGNFAYRVGLPGKSGVGGGIVAVVPGQFTVCVWSPELNAAGNSLAGMAALEMLSSRIGWSVF from the coding sequence ATGCAAGCGCTGTTGAACGAGATCCTTGACGCTGTCCGGCCCCTGATCGGGCAGGGCAAGGTGGCTGACTACATTCCCGCCCTCGGCACCGTGCCGCCGGACCAATTGGGCATCGCCGTGTATGGCAACGACGGCGAAATGTATTGCGCCGGCGATGCCGAGACGTTGTTCTCGGTGCAGAGTATTTCCAAGGTGTTCAGCCTGGTTCAGGCCATCGAACACTCCGGCGAGGCAATCTGGGAACGCCTGGGTCACGAGCCGTCCGGCCAGCCGTTCAACTCGCTGGTGCAGCTGGAGTTCGAGCGCGGTCGCCCGCGTAATCCGTTCATCAATGCCGGGGCACTGGTGATCTGCGACATCAACCAGTCGCGCTTTGCCGCCCCGGCGTTGTCGATGCGTGATTTCGTGCGTCGGTTGTCGGGCAATCCGCAGGTGATGGTCGATGGCAAGGTCGCCGATTCCGAATACCAGCACCGCGCACGCAACGCGGCGATGGCCTACCTGATGCAATCCTTCGGCAACTTCCACAACGACGTCGAAGCGGTGCTGCGCAGCTACTTCAGCCACTGCGCGTTGCGCATGAGCTGCATCGACCTGGCCCGGGCGTTCTGCTTCCTGGCCAACGACGGCTATTGCAAGCACAGCGGCGAACAGATCCTGACTCGCCGCCAGACCCAGCAAGTCAACTCGATCATGGCCACCAGCGGTCTGTACGACGAAGCCGGCAACTTCGCCTACCGCGTTGGCCTGCCGGGCAAAAGCGGTGTCGGCGGTGGCATCGTCGCGGTGGTGCCCGGGCAATTCACGGTGTGCGTGTGGTCGCCGGAACTCAATGCGGCGGGCAACTCGCTGGCGGGCATGGCGGCGCTGGAAATGCTCAGTTCGCGGATCGGCTGGTCGGTGTTCTGA
- a CDS encoding HvfX family Cu-binding RiPP maturation protein encodes MTTALSTVVKGLHLNLDRAGQWLAPLTLRLFIAWEFFESGLEKFNGQNWFEDIQERFPFPFDRLPATLNWELSMWAELICALAILIGLGTRISAISLIVVTVVATAAVHWPADWSSLSELAQGYAITNKGFGNFKLPAIYLAALVPLVFAGAGKLSVDAWLARRFWKRASH; translated from the coding sequence ATGACCACTGCTCTCTCGACCGTCGTCAAAGGCCTGCACCTGAATCTTGATCGCGCAGGCCAATGGCTGGCGCCGCTGACCCTGCGCCTGTTTATCGCCTGGGAGTTTTTCGAATCGGGCCTGGAGAAATTCAACGGCCAGAACTGGTTCGAAGACATTCAGGAGCGGTTCCCGTTTCCCTTCGATCGTCTGCCGGCCACGCTGAACTGGGAGCTGTCGATGTGGGCCGAGCTGATCTGCGCCCTGGCGATCCTGATCGGGCTGGGTACGCGGATCTCGGCGATTTCGCTGATCGTGGTGACGGTCGTCGCCACCGCTGCGGTGCACTGGCCGGCAGACTGGTCGTCCTTGAGCGAACTGGCCCAGGGCTACGCGATCACCAACAAAGGCTTCGGCAACTTCAAGCTGCCGGCGATCTACCTGGCCGCACTGGTGCCGCTGGTGTTCGCCGGGGCCGGCAAGTTGAGCGTGGATGCGTGGCTGGCGCGGCGTTTCTGGAAACGCGCCAGCCACTGA
- a CDS encoding alpha/beta fold hydrolase, translating to MNKLFAGLALTAAMAGATSAMAAEKPTVVLVHGAFADSSSWNGVVKILEKDGYPVIAAANPLRTLKGDAQSVADVLAGIKSPVVLVGHSYGGPVISEAAYGNANVKALVYVAALAPEAGETVAGLAGKFPGSTLGPTLAPPVALKDGGKDLYIQQDKFHDQFAADVPNADAKLMAATQRPVTEAALNEAASEPAWKTIPSWFVYGDKDKNIPPQAMAFMAERAHAKKTLVIKGASHVAMVSNPKAVASLIESAATAK from the coding sequence ATGAACAAGCTGTTTGCAGGACTGGCCCTTACCGCCGCCATGGCCGGCGCCACCTCGGCGATGGCCGCCGAGAAACCCACCGTGGTGCTGGTGCACGGTGCCTTTGCCGATTCCAGCAGTTGGAACGGTGTGGTGAAGATTCTGGAAAAGGACGGTTATCCGGTAATCGCGGCGGCCAACCCGCTGCGTACGCTCAAGGGTGATGCGCAATCGGTCGCCGACGTGCTGGCCGGCATCAAATCGCCGGTGGTGCTGGTCGGCCATTCTTATGGTGGGCCGGTGATCAGTGAAGCCGCGTACGGCAACGCCAACGTCAAGGCACTGGTGTATGTGGCAGCGCTGGCGCCCGAAGCCGGTGAAACCGTGGCCGGGCTGGCCGGAAAATTCCCCGGAAGCACCCTCGGCCCGACTCTGGCGCCGCCCGTTGCGTTGAAGGACGGCGGCAAGGATCTGTACATCCAGCAGGACAAGTTCCACGACCAGTTTGCCGCCGACGTACCGAACGCCGACGCGAAACTGATGGCCGCGACTCAGCGCCCCGTTACCGAGGCGGCGCTCAACGAAGCCGCCAGTGAGCCAGCGTGGAAGACGATTCCGTCATGGTTCGTGTATGGCGACAAGGACAAGAACATCCCGCCGCAAGCCATGGCGTTCATGGCCGAACGGGCGCACGCCAAAAAGACCCTTGTGATTAAGGGCGCGTCCCACGTGGCGATGGTGTCGAATCCGAAAGCCGTGGCCAGCCTGATCGAATCCGCCGCCACCGCCAAGTGA
- a CDS encoding DNA topoisomerase III, with amino-acid sequence MRLYLCEKPSQAKDIAAVLGAKRRGDGCWLGTDVTVTWCIGHLLETAPPDAYDAKYKRWVLADLPIIPDKWKMTVKPRTASQYKAVKRLLGEASELIIATDADREGEMIARELVEHCRYRGPIRRLWLSALDEASIRKALAALKPGAETFSLYHSALGRSRADWLIGMNMSRLFTLLGRQSGYQGVLPVGRVQTPTLRLVVDRDRSIADFVPVAYWAIDVQLLHNGTSFTAQWRAPNDACDDQDRCLNQALAQQAAAAIGSAASARVVKLRTERMREVAPLPFDLGTLQEVCSKKLGLGAQETLDIAQALYETYKVITYPRSDCGYLPLSQHSEAPGILAALRQADPGLEALRDHLEPQRRSRAWNDARVSAHHGIIPTAAAKNLERLTGKHRAVYTLIRARYLAQFLPNHEYDRTQADFDCAGEALRAVGKQIIEPGWKRALPEALAPAKGREAPAPQTLPTLTQGAECAVADVKLKDLWTQPPKPYTEGDLIKAMKNVAKLVEDPLLKQKLKDTTGIGTEATRASIIQGLLDRGYLVKNGKALSATPAAFSLIDAVPRAIADPGTTAIWEQALDMVQSGEMSLEEFVTKQAAWMSKQVTRCAGLNLTISGPPPAGKAAAPWKNKRKTTRRKTTGTGKRTAKPAAR; translated from the coding sequence ATGCGGCTGTACCTCTGTGAAAAACCTTCCCAGGCCAAGGATATTGCGGCCGTGCTGGGCGCAAAGCGCCGAGGCGACGGCTGCTGGCTGGGAACGGACGTCACGGTGACCTGGTGCATCGGCCACCTGCTGGAAACCGCGCCGCCGGACGCCTACGACGCCAAATACAAGCGCTGGGTGCTGGCCGACCTGCCGATCATCCCGGACAAGTGGAAAATGACCGTCAAGCCGCGTACCGCCAGCCAGTACAAAGCCGTCAAGCGCCTGCTGGGCGAGGCCAGCGAACTGATCATCGCCACCGACGCCGACCGCGAAGGCGAAATGATCGCCCGGGAACTGGTGGAGCATTGTCGCTATCGCGGGCCGATCCGCCGCTTGTGGCTGTCGGCGCTGGACGAAGCCTCGATTCGCAAGGCGTTGGCGGCGCTCAAGCCGGGCGCCGAAACCTTCAGCCTGTATCACTCGGCACTGGGCCGCTCACGGGCGGACTGGCTGATCGGGATGAACATGAGTCGCCTGTTCACCCTGCTCGGCCGGCAGTCCGGTTATCAAGGCGTGCTGCCGGTAGGCCGGGTGCAGACGCCGACGTTGCGGCTGGTGGTGGATCGCGACCGCAGCATCGCCGATTTCGTGCCGGTCGCGTACTGGGCCATCGATGTGCAACTGCTGCACAACGGCACATCGTTCACCGCCCAATGGCGCGCCCCGAACGATGCCTGCGATGATCAGGACCGCTGCCTCAATCAGGCACTCGCCCAGCAAGCGGCCGCCGCAATCGGCAGCGCCGCCAGCGCCCGGGTGGTCAAGCTGCGCACCGAGCGCATGCGCGAAGTAGCGCCCCTGCCCTTCGATCTGGGCACCTTGCAGGAGGTCTGCTCGAAGAAGCTCGGCCTCGGCGCCCAGGAAACCCTCGACATCGCCCAGGCCCTCTACGAAACCTACAAAGTCATCACCTACCCGCGCAGCGATTGCGGTTACCTGCCCCTGAGCCAGCACAGCGAGGCACCGGGGATTCTCGCGGCGTTGCGTCAGGCCGATCCGGGCCTCGAAGCGTTGCGTGACCATCTGGAGCCACAGCGCCGCTCCCGCGCCTGGAACGACGCCAGGGTCAGCGCTCACCACGGCATCATCCCCACCGCTGCCGCGAAAAATCTGGAGCGTCTGACCGGCAAGCACCGCGCGGTCTACACGCTGATCCGCGCGCGGTATCTGGCGCAGTTTCTGCCCAATCATGAATACGACCGCACCCAGGCCGATTTCGATTGCGCCGGGGAGGCCTTGCGCGCCGTCGGCAAGCAAATCATCGAGCCGGGCTGGAAACGCGCATTGCCCGAAGCGCTGGCCCCGGCCAAGGGCCGTGAAGCCCCCGCGCCACAAACGCTACCGACACTGACCCAAGGTGCCGAATGCGCTGTGGCGGACGTGAAGCTCAAGGACCTTTGGACGCAACCGCCCAAACCCTACACCGAAGGCGACCTGATCAAGGCGATGAAGAACGTCGCCAAACTGGTGGAAGATCCGCTGCTCAAGCAGAAACTCAAGGACACCACCGGCATCGGCACCGAAGCCACCCGCGCCTCGATCATTCAAGGCCTGCTGGATCGCGGTTATCTGGTGAAGAACGGCAAGGCATTGTCCGCCACGCCCGCCGCGTTCAGCCTGATCGACGCCGTGCCGCGCGCGATTGCCGACCCCGGCACCACGGCAATCTGGGAACAGGCGCTGGACATGGTGCAGAGTGGCGAGATGAGTCTGGAAGAGTTCGTCACCAAACAGGCGGCGTGGATGAGCAAGCAAGTGACCCGTTGTGCCGGGTTGAACCTGACCATCAGCGGCCCGCCGCCTGCCGGCAAGGCCGCAGCACCGTGGAAGAACAAGCGCAAGACCACCCGGCGAAAAACCACGGGTACCGGCAAACGTACGGCAAAACCGGCTGCCAGATAG
- a CDS encoding carbonic anhydrase: MKNLIEGFLKFQNEAFPQRTELFKHLATTQTPGTLFITCSDSRVVPELLTQQEPGELFVIRNAGNIVPSYSPHPGGVSATVEYAVAVLGVTDIVICGHSDCGAMTAIAQCKCMDHLPAVSGWLQHAESAKVVNESRPHANDAAKLSSMVRENVIAQLANIQTHPSVRLAQEKGLLNLHGWVYDIETGSIDALTADRRTFVSLAEQPSTCAVHGQTVDAA, from the coding sequence ATGAAAAACCTGATCGAAGGCTTTCTGAAGTTCCAGAACGAAGCGTTCCCGCAACGCACTGAACTGTTCAAACACCTGGCGACTACCCAAACCCCGGGCACCTTGTTCATCACTTGCTCCGACAGCCGTGTAGTGCCCGAGCTGCTGACGCAACAAGAACCCGGCGAGCTGTTCGTGATCCGCAACGCCGGCAATATCGTGCCGTCCTACAGCCCGCATCCGGGCGGGGTTTCGGCGACGGTGGAATACGCGGTAGCCGTGCTCGGCGTCACCGACATAGTGATCTGCGGTCACTCCGATTGCGGCGCCATGACCGCCATCGCCCAGTGCAAATGCATGGATCACCTGCCCGCCGTCAGCGGTTGGTTGCAACATGCCGAGTCGGCGAAAGTGGTCAACGAATCACGGCCACACGCCAATGACGCGGCCAAGCTGAGTTCGATGGTGCGCGAGAACGTGATCGCCCAACTGGCGAACATCCAGACCCACCCGAGTGTGCGTCTGGCCCAGGAGAAAGGCTTGCTGAACCTGCACGGCTGGGTCTACGACATCGAGACCGGTTCCATCGATGCCCTCACAGCCGACCGTCGCACCTTCGTCTCGCTGGCCGAACAGCCGTCGACGTGCGCAGTGCATGGCCAGACGGTCGATGCCGCCTGA
- a CDS encoding HvfA family oxazolone/thioamide-modified RiPP metallophore codes for MTKLSKTSLTLGLLLAGGLALSNAASASEAFSVKQLDHGYSQAQADTPEKTSEGKCGEGKCGASE; via the coding sequence ATGACCAAGCTCTCGAAAACTTCTTTGACGCTCGGCCTGCTGTTGGCTGGCGGCCTGGCCCTGTCCAACGCGGCTTCGGCTTCCGAGGCCTTCAGCGTCAAGCAACTGGATCACGGCTACAGCCAGGCCCAGGCCGACACCCCGGAAAAAACCTCGGAAGGCAAGTGCGGCGAAGGCAAGTGCGGTGCCAGCGAATAA
- a CDS encoding DUF2790 domain-containing protein: MQKILLTLALLAGLTAQAQADEEAVAYHYGMSLDIAEVVSITPVADVCGVVPVEMTYLDSHGAKHILQYSEFGTGCSN; the protein is encoded by the coding sequence ATGCAAAAAATTCTGTTGACTCTGGCCCTGCTCGCCGGCCTTACCGCCCAGGCCCAGGCTGATGAAGAGGCCGTCGCCTATCACTACGGCATGTCTCTGGATATCGCTGAAGTCGTGAGCATCACCCCGGTCGCCGACGTCTGCGGTGTAGTGCCGGTCGAGATGACTTACCTCGACAGTCACGGCGCAAAACACATTCTTCAATACAGCGAGTTCGGCACCGGCTGCTCGAACTGA